GCACGAACTGCACGTCGACGCGGCCATGCCCTACTCCCGCACCGGCGAGGGCATGCACCGCTTCACCGACCCCACCGACGGCGAGACCTACGTCTACACGCAGATGTTCATGGACGACGTCCAGCGGGTGTTCGCCGCCTTCGACCAGCCCGACCTCAAGGCCGTCTTCGAGGTCTCCGTCACCGCGCCCGAGGGCTGGACCGTACTCGCCAACGGCGTCACCGAGCACCTCGGCCAGGGCCGCTGGCGGGCCGCCGCGACGCCGCTGATCTCCACCTACCTCGTCGCGGTCGCCGCCGGGCCCTGGCACTCGGTGCGCACCGAGCACCGCGGCCTGCCCTTCGGCATCCACTGCCGCCGCTCCCTCGCCCCGCACCTGGAGGCCGACGCCGAGGAGATCCTCCAGGTCACGCGCGCCTGCTTCGACCGCTACCACGAGAAGTTCGAGGAACCGTACCCCTTCGACTCCTACGACCAGGCGTTCGTCCCCGAGTTCAACGCGGGCGCCATGGAGAACCCGGGCCTGGTCACCTTCCGCGACGACTTCGTCTACCGCTCCGCCGTCACCGACACCGAGCGGCAGACCCGCGCGATGGTCATCGCCCACGAGATGGCCCACATGTGGTTCGGCGACCTCGTCACCCTCAGGTGGTGGGACGACATCTGGCTGAACGAGTCCTTCGCCGAGTACATGGGCTACCAGACCACCTTGGAGGCGACCCGCTTCACCCAGCCGTGGGTCGAGTTCGGCGTTGCCCGCAAGGCCTGGGGCTACGACGCCGACCAGCGCCCCTCCACCCACCCCGTGGCCCCCGAGGCCGTCGACGACACGGCCGCCGCCCTGCTCAACTTCGACGGCATCTCCTACGCCAAGGGCGCCTCCGCGCTGCGCCAGCTGGTGGCCTGGCTCGGCGAGAAGGACTTCCTCGCCGGCATCAACGTCCACATCCGGCGGCACCGCTTCGCCAACGCCACCCTCGCCGACTTCATCGACTCCCTCGCCGCCGCCACCGAACGCGACGTCCACGCCTGGGCCGACGCCTGGCTGCGCACCACCGGCGTCGACACGCTCACCCCGAGGATCGCGTCCGCCGACGGCACCTGCGCCCTGACCGTCGACCGCGCCGGCAGCCGGCCGCACCGCGTCACCGCCGGGCTGTACGACCGCGACCTCACCGACGAGGGCCGCCTCACCCTGCGCGAACGCGTCGACCTCGACGTCCCGCAGGCCGCACCGCAGCCCATCGGCAAGCGGCCCGCGCTGCTCCTGCTCAACGACGGCGACCTGACCTACGCCAAGGTCCGCTTCGACGAGGAGTCCTTCGCGACGGTCCGCACCGGCCTGTCCGGGCTGCCCGACCCGCTCACCCGCGCGGTGGTGTGGAACGCCCTGCGGGACGCCGTCCGCGACGGCGAACTCCCGCCCGGCGCCTACCTGGAGACGGCCCGCGCCCACCTCCCGCTGGAGACCGACCTGGCCCTCGTGGAGGGCGTCCTCGCCTTCGCCTCCGCGCAGATCGCCGGCCGCTACCTCGGCCCCGGGGAGCGCCCGGCCGCCCTCGGCACCCTCACCTCCCTCTGCCGCGACCTGCTGCGCCGCACCGAGGACGGCGACAACCCCGGCCTGCGCCTGATCGCCGTACGGCACTTCGTCGACGCGGCCGTCCACCCCGACACCATCGCCGCCTGGCTCGCCGAGGGCACCGTGCCCGGCGGGCCGGAACTCGACCCGGAGCTGCGCTGGCGCGTCCTCGCCCGGCTCGCCGTCCTCGGCGCCACCGACGAGGCCGCCATCGCCGCCGAGCTGCAGCGCGACCCGTCCGCCACCGGCCAGGAGGGCGCCGCCCGCTGCCGGGCCGCGCTGCCCGACGCGGCGGCCAAGCGCGCGGCCTGGGAGGCGATGTTCGCCGGCGACGACCTGTCGAACTACCTGTTCACCGCCACCGCGCAGGGTTTCTGGCAGCCCGAACAGGCCGACCTGGTCCGGGAGTACGTGCCGCGCTACTACCAGGACGCGGTCGCGGTCGCCGCCCGCCGCGGCCCCGCCATCGCCGCCGCCGCCGGCCGCTGGGCCTTCCCGCACCACGCCGTCGACGCGGAGAACCTCGCCCTCGGCGAGGTCTGCCTGCGCGACGCCGGCCCGACCGCGGCCCTGCGCCGCAGACTCGTCGACGAACTCGACGACCTGGCCCGCGCGCTCCGGGTCCGGGGGGAGTAACCCGGCCGGGGCGGTACCGGGCGCGCGGCCCCGGCCGGGCCGGGCCGGGTGTCCGCCGGCCCGGTCCGTGCGGGGCGCGCGGGGTGCCTGACCCGGCCACCCCCGGGCGCTCCGCCGGGACGGTGCCGGGTGCCGCGGCCCGGCCGGCGCCGGGCGCCCCGGCCGCGGCAGGAACAACCCCACCGCCACCGTGCCGGGCCCCGGGTGATCCCGTACGGCGTCGACCGGGCCGGCGACCGCACCGTCGCGCTCCGGCACCAGGAGCACCTTGCCGTCCGGGTCCGCGCCGTCCGGCAGCGGGTGGAACGGGCTCTGCCCGCCGCCCGGCCCCGACGGCGGCCCCGCCGCCGCGAACCAGTCCCCGCACTCCCGGAACAGCGTCGGCAGCGGCCCCTCGTCCGCGGGGCCGGGCTCGCGCACCAGCACCCGCTCACCGGGCACGCCGAGCCTCCGCACGCCGCGAGGATCGAACTGCACCTGGAACACCCCGCACAGGGCAGCCGCTCCCGCCTGAGCACCGACGCCGTCGTCCTGGCCACCGGCTACCGCGAGCACCCCCTCGGCCGCATCCTCGCCGGACTCGACCCCCACCTGCGCCGCGACGGCAGCGAACGCCCGCGCGTGGACCAGGACTTCCGGCTCGTCCTCGACCCCTCGGCCACCGGATCGGTGTACGTCCAGAACGTGGGACTGCACACCCACGGCGTCGGCGCCCCCGACCTCGCCGCCTGGCGCAGCGCCTGCATCCTCAACCCCCTGACCGGCGGGTGCGCCTACCCGCTCCCCGGCCGGACGGCCTTCACCACCTTCGGCCTCCGGGAGGCCCGGCCCCGGGTGCCGCAGGACCGCCGGGAGCGGCAGCCGGCTCCGTCCGGCGGGAGACGGCGACGGACGGGACGGCGCGGCGGACGGAAGGGCCCGCGGTGGCGGGGCGACGCCGCCCCGCCACCGCGGGCCCTTCGCGGGGACCCCCGCCCGTCAGAAGACCGGCGTGCCGTCGCGGGTGAGCCTCCAGTCCGAGGACGCGAAGTCCTTCGGGTCCAGGACGCCCCGGGCGGTGACCCACTCGGCGATCCGGGTGCGGATCTCCGTCGACTCCGACCACAGCTCCTTGGCCGAGGCGACGTGCGGGAAGGCCCCGCCGCCGTTGGCGCGGTAGTTGTTCACCGCGAACACGAACTGCTGGGCGTCGTCCAGCGGGGCACCGCCGTAGGTCAGGTTCCTGATCCGCGAACCGGCCGGCCGGGCGACGTCGATGTCGTACGCCAGACCCGAGACGTAGTCGTAGTTGTAGTCCGGCCGGCCGCCCGCGTTCGTCAGCTTCTCCACGTCGACCGCCGTCCCGGCGGCGGTCTGCACGTAGTACCCCGCCGAGTACTCCAGGTACGCCCGCACCTGGGCGCCCGTCAGCACCTTGGCGACCAGGGTGTTGTCGTACACGTACAGGCTCGACAGGTCCCGGATCGTCACGTCGCCGGCCGGGATCTGCGAGGTCCGGGAGAACGGCGAGGCCTGTGCGATCACCGGCAGCGAGGCGTACTCGGTGCCGGCCAGCGCGGCCTTGACCACGTCCTCCTGCACCTTGGTGATCAGGTCGATGATCGGGGCGTCCTTGTAGCGCGCCTCGACGGTCGTCAGGGTCTCGGTGGCCCGGCCCACGACCTGGTTGACGTACGCGACGACCTTGGCGTGCTCGTCCTTGAGCAGCTTGGTGATCTTCGGGTCGTCGGCGGCCGTGCCGGAGTTGCGCAGCGAGGCCGAGACCGACTCGACCTCCCAGCGGCCCCTGCTGAACGCCAGCTCGATGTCGAACACGGTGAGCCGCTCGGCGTAGCACAGCGGCTCGGAGAGCACGACCGTCTTCCCGGTCCGCTCGTTGACGACCTTCAGCTCGGGGATCTCCAGGTGCGCGTGCCCGACTAGGATGGCGTCGATGCCCGGCACCTGGCGGGCGACGTTGGCGGCCGCGTCCTCCACGTACGGCAGCTGGTCGCCGTAGGACGAGGTGCCGGAGGTGCCCGAGTGCGCCGACACCACGACCACGTCCGCGCCCAGCGACCGCAGCTTCGGCACCCACTTCGCGGCCTGCTCCTCCAGGCCCGGGAACGCCAGCTTGCCCTGCACGTAGGCCTTGTCCCAGATGGCGATGCCGGGGTTGGTCAGGCCCAGCACGGCGACCTTGACCGGCGGGGCGCCCTGCACGCGGAAGGTCTTGATGACGTAAGGGGGGAAGGCCGGCTTCAGGGTCTTGGCGTCGACCGCGTTGGCGCCGAGCAGCGGGAAGTCCAGCTGGTCCTCGAACCGGCGCAGGGTCTCGATGCCGTAGTTGAACTCGTGGTTGCCGAGGGCCGCCGCGTCGTACCCGATGGCGTTCATCGCCTGGGCCATCGGGTGCACCGGCCCGCCCTCGGCGGTGATCGGGTCGACCTTCGCGTAGTAGTACGTCAGCGGGGTGCCCTGGATCGTGTCACCGGCGTCGACGAGCAGCGTGTTGTGGCGGCCCCGCTCCTGGCGGACCTGCTCGATCAGGGTCGAGACACGGGCCAGGCCCACGGCGTTGCCCGCGGCGTCGGTGTACTCCGCGTCCTTGAAGTAGTCCCAGTTGAAGACGTGCCCGTGCAGGTCGGTGGTGCCCATGACGGTGAGGGAGTACCGCTTGACGTGCTTCGCGGGCCGCCCCGCCTCGGCCGCCCGGGCCGCCGGAGCCGCCGCCGCACCGGCGATCGCCACCCCCGCCCCGGTCGCGGCGGACTTCTTCAGGAACTTCCGGCGGTTCAGCGGCATGGCTGGGTCTCCTCGGGAGCGGGTGAACGACGCGCGTAGATTCTGACCCGGGCGTGGCGGGGGGCAACAGGTCCGAGAGGTTTCGATACGGTGACCTCTTGTGCGAAGTCCCGCCGCCCCGACGGGAAAAACTGACACAGTGGGGCGTATGACCTCTGCGGCGACCGCACGGCACGGCACCCCCGACGCACCCCTCCTCGTCGTCCGCGGGGAGGCGGAGCTGGACGTCGAGCCCGAGGTCGCGCGGATCGGCATCACGGTCGGCGCCCGCGGCCGGGACCGGCGTTCCACCCTGGACGACCTCACCCGCCGCAACACCGCCGTCCTGGACCTCGTGAAGTCCTACGGCCGGGCCGTGGAGGAGCTGTCCACCGGCGCCTTCTCCCTCACCCCCGAACTGGCCGAGCGCGGCCGGGGCGAGCGGGTCCGCAGCTATCGGGGCCGGGTGCA
This is a stretch of genomic DNA from Streptomyces sp. TG1A-8. It encodes these proteins:
- the pepN gene encoding aminopeptidase N, encoding MSVLTRDEAQLRAQLLDVHHYSVELDLTTGDEVFGSRTGIRFTARSDGDTFVELKPTELRAVTLDGQPLDPGDLREGRLPLKNLTAGEHELHVDAAMPYSRTGEGMHRFTDPTDGETYVYTQMFMDDVQRVFAAFDQPDLKAVFEVSVTAPEGWTVLANGVTEHLGQGRWRAAATPLISTYLVAVAAGPWHSVRTEHRGLPFGIHCRRSLAPHLEADAEEILQVTRACFDRYHEKFEEPYPFDSYDQAFVPEFNAGAMENPGLVTFRDDFVYRSAVTDTERQTRAMVIAHEMAHMWFGDLVTLRWWDDIWLNESFAEYMGYQTTLEATRFTQPWVEFGVARKAWGYDADQRPSTHPVAPEAVDDTAAALLNFDGISYAKGASALRQLVAWLGEKDFLAGINVHIRRHRFANATLADFIDSLAAATERDVHAWADAWLRTTGVDTLTPRIASADGTCALTVDRAGSRPHRVTAGLYDRDLTDEGRLTLRERVDLDVPQAAPQPIGKRPALLLLNDGDLTYAKVRFDEESFATVRTGLSGLPDPLTRAVVWNALRDAVRDGELPPGAYLETARAHLPLETDLALVEGVLAFASAQIAGRYLGPGERPAALGTLTSLCRDLLRRTEDGDNPGLRLIAVRHFVDAAVHPDTIAAWLAEGTVPGGPELDPELRWRVLARLAVLGATDEAAIAAELQRDPSATGQEGAARCRAALPDAAAKRAAWEAMFAGDDLSNYLFTATAQGFWQPEQADLVREYVPRYYQDAVAVAARRGPAIAAAAGRWAFPHHAVDAENLALGEVCLRDAGPTAALRRRLVDELDDLARALRVRGE
- a CDS encoding bifunctional UDP-sugar hydrolase/5'-nucleotidase — encoded protein: MPLNRRKFLKKSAATGAGVAIAGAAAAPAARAAEAGRPAKHVKRYSLTVMGTTDLHGHVFNWDYFKDAEYTDAAGNAVGLARVSTLIEQVRQERGRHNTLLVDAGDTIQGTPLTYYYAKVDPITAEGGPVHPMAQAMNAIGYDAAALGNHEFNYGIETLRRFEDQLDFPLLGANAVDAKTLKPAFPPYVIKTFRVQGAPPVKVAVLGLTNPGIAIWDKAYVQGKLAFPGLEEQAAKWVPKLRSLGADVVVVSAHSGTSGTSSYGDQLPYVEDAAANVARQVPGIDAILVGHAHLEIPELKVVNERTGKTVVLSEPLCYAERLTVFDIELAFSRGRWEVESVSASLRNSGTAADDPKITKLLKDEHAKVVAYVNQVVGRATETLTTVEARYKDAPIIDLITKVQEDVVKAALAGTEYASLPVIAQASPFSRTSQIPAGDVTIRDLSSLYVYDNTLVAKVLTGAQVRAYLEYSAGYYVQTAAGTAVDVEKLTNAGGRPDYNYDYVSGLAYDIDVARPAGSRIRNLTYGGAPLDDAQQFVFAVNNYRANGGGAFPHVASAKELWSESTEIRTRIAEWVTARGVLDPKDFASSDWRLTRDGTPVF